One window of Leguminivora glycinivorella isolate SPB_JAAS2020 chromosome 9, LegGlyc_1.1, whole genome shotgun sequence genomic DNA carries:
- the LOC125229388 gene encoding UDP-N-acetylglucosamine--peptide N-acetylglucosaminyltransferase 110 kDa subunit — MITKMQPQANVAVPQSVTTQPQQIVGVPANAVILKMSDIQQISTVGLLELAHREYQAGDYESAELHCMQLWRQDSSNTGVLLLLSSIHFQCRRLDKSAHFSTLAIKQNPLLAEAYSNLGNVFKERGQLQEALENYRHAVRLKPDFIDGYINLAAALVAAGDMEQAVQAYVTALQYNPDLYCVRSDLGNLLKALGRLDEAKACYLKAIETRPDFAVAWSNLGCVFNAQSEIWLAIHHFEKAVALDPNFLDAYINLGNVLKEARIFDRAVAAYLRALNLSPNNAVVHGNLACVYYEQGLIDLAIDTYRRAIELQPNFPDAYCNLANALKEKGQVADAEECYNTALRLCPSHADSLNNLANIKREQGYIEEATRLYLKALEVFPEFAAAHSNLASVLQQQGKLNEALMHYKEAIRIQPTFADAYSNMGNTLKEMQDVAGALQCYTRAIQINPAFADAHSNLASIHKDSGNIPEAIQSYRTALKLKPDFPDAYCNLAHCLQIVCDWTDYEARMKKLVSIVAEQLDKNRLPSVHPHHSMLYPLTHDFRKAIAARHANLCLEKVQVLHKPPYKFPRDLQGRLRIGYVSSDFGNHPTSHLMQSVPGLHDRNKVEIFCYALSTDDGTTFRSKIAREAEHFIDLSQMPCNGKAADKIYADGIHILVNMNGYTKGARNEIFALRPAPVQVMWLGYPGTSGASYMDYLVTDAVTSPLELASQYSEKLAYMPNTYFVGDHKQMFPHLQERLILSDKIKSHNNLGSLADNVAVINATDLSPLVENTDIKEIKEVVRAARPVEISLKVAELPTTTPIETMIASGQVQTSVNGVILQNGLATTQTNNKAATGEEVPQSIVITTRQQYGLPDDAVVYCNFNQLYKIDPLTLHMWVYILKHVPNSVLWLLRFPAVGEPNLQATAQQLGLPPGRIIFSNVAAKEEHVRRGQLADVCLDTPLCNGHTTSMDILWTGTPVVTLPGETLASRVAASQLNTLGCPELIARTRQEYQDIAVRLGTDKEYLKAIRAKVWAARTDSPLFDCKAYATGLEMLYHAMWERHARGERPDHLAAIDK, encoded by the exons ATGATAACTAAAATGCAACCTCAAGCCAACGTCGCTGTGCCTCAATCTGTCACCACACAGCCTCAGCAAATAGTCGGTGTCCCCGCAAATGCCGTAATATTGAAGATGTCTGACATCCAGCAAATATCGACAGTCG GGCTCCTAGAGCTCGCGCACCGGGAGTACCAGGCGGGTGACTACGAGAGCGCCGAGCTGCACTGCATGCAGCTCTGGCGACAGGACAGCTCCAACACGGGAGTCCTCCTGCTGCTCTCGTCCATACACTTCCAGTGCCGGCGGCTGGACAAGTCTGCGCACTTTTCGACGCTGGCGATAAAGCAAAATCCTTTATTGGCGGAAGCGTATAG CAACCTGGGAAATGTGTTCAAAGAGCGTGGTCAACTGCAAGAGGCTCTGGAGAACTACAGACACGCCGTCAGATTGAAGCCAGACTTCATAGATGGCTACATCAACCTGGCTGCGGCGCTGGTCGCAGCCGGGGATATGGAGCAGGCCGTGCAGGCCTACGTCACAGCACTTCAATATAATCCT GACCTATACTGCGTCAGGAGCGACCTGGGAAATTTGCTCAAGGCGCTGGGCCGCCTGGACGAGGCAAAG GCTTGTTACTTGAAGGCCATCGAAACTAGGCCAGACTTTGCAGTGGCATGGAGCAACTTGGGATGTGTATTTAACGCCCAGAGCGAGATCTGGTTGGCCATTCATCACTTTGAGAAGGCCGTGGCCTTGGATCCCAACTTTTTGGACGCCTACATTAACTTGGGAAATGTTCTCAAGGAAGCAAGGATTTTTGACAG GGCCGTAGCCGCCTACCTACGCGCATTAAACCTATCACCGAACAACGCTGTCGTGCACGGCAACCTGGCCTGCGTCTACTACGAGCAGGGCCTCATCGACCTGGCCATCGACACCTACAGGAGAGCCATCGAGCTCCAACCCAACTTCCCCGACGCCTACTGCAACTTGGCGAACGCCTTGAAAGAGAAAGGCCAAGTCGCCGACGCTGAAGAGTGCTACAACACCGCGCTCCGTCTCTGCCCCTCACACGCTGATTCTCTCAACAATTTAGCCAACATCAAACGTGAACAAGGCTACATTGAAGAAGCTACAAGACTATACCTCAAGGCATTGGAAGTCTTCCCAGAATTCGCCGCTGCCCACAGCAACTTAGCCTCGGTCCTCCAACAACAAGGCAAGCTCAATGAAGCCCTCATGCATTACAAGGAGGCTATCCGCATCCAGCCGACTTTCGCGGATGCTTACAGCAACATGGGTAACACGCTTAAAGAGATGCAAGACGTCGCGGGAGCGCTCCAGTGTTACACCAGAGCCATCCAAATTAACCCAGCCTTCGCTGACGCCCACAGCAACCTTGCCAGCATCCACAAAGACTCAGGAAACATTCCTGAAGCTATTCAGTCTTACAGAACCGCCCTGAAGCTGAAGCCTGACTTCCCTGATGCGTACTGCAATCTTGCACACTGCTTGCAAATCGTATGCGACTGGACGGACTATGAAGCACGAATGAAGAAATTAGTCAGCATTGTTGCTGAACAGTTGGATAAGAACAGGCTTCCATCTGTCCATCCGCATCATTCCATGCTGTACCCACTAACACATGACTTTAGAAAGGCTATCGCCGCTCGCCACGCGAACCTCTGCTTAGAGAAAGTCCAAGTGCTACACAAACCACCATACAAGTTCCCTCGCGATCTCCAAGGCCGTCTTCGTATCGGTTACGTGAGCAGTGATTTCGGAAACCATCCAACATCGCATTTGATGCAATCTGTACCAGGATTGCATGATCGTAACAAGGTTGAGATCTTCTGCTACGCTCTAAGCACAGATGACGGCACAACGTTCCGCTCTAAGATCGCCAGAGAGGCTGAGCACTTCATAGATCTGTCCCAGATGCCCTGTAACGGAAAGGCCGCTGACAAAATCTACGCAGACGGTATCCATATTCTTGTGAACATGAATGGATACACCAAGGGAGCTAGGAATGAGATTTTCGCGCTTCGACCCGCGCCTGTTCAAGTCATGTGGCTGGGTTACCCAGGAACCAGTGGAGCCAGCTACATGGACTATCTAGTAACTGACGCCGTCACATCTCCTCTAGAACTAGCCAGCCAATACAGTGAGAAGCTCGCTTACATGCCTAATACATACTTCGTCGGTGATCATAAGCAAATGTTCCCTCACCTTCAAGAGCGTCTAATCTTAAGCGACAAAATTAAATCCCACAACAACCTGGGCAGCCTAGCGGACAACGTTGCGGTCATTAACGCTACGGATCTGTCGCCATTAGTGGAGAACACGGATATTAAGGAGATTAAGGAAGTGGTGAGAGCAGCTCGCCCGGTGGAGATATCGCTGAAAGTTGCAGAGTTACCGACGACAACGCCTATTGAGACTATGATTGCTTCCGGACAAGTTCAG ACATCAGTAAACGGTGTAATACTCCAAAACGGCCTGGCCACCACTCAAACCAACAACAAAGCGGCAACCGGCGAGGAGGTCCCACAGTCCATAGTAATCACCACCCGACAACAATACGGTCTGCCGGACGACGCTGTAGTGTACTGCAATTTCAACCAGCTGTACAAAATAGATCCACTCACATTGCATATGTGGGTGTACATATTGAAGCATGTGCCCAACAGCGTGCTATGGTTGCTGAGGTTCCCTGCGGTTGGGGAACCGAATCTGCAAGCCACAGCTCAACAGTTAG GTTTGCCACCCGGCCGCATAATCTTCTCGAACGTAGCGGCCAAAGAAGAGCACGTGCGACGAGGACAGCTGGCTGACGTTTGCCTGGACACTCCCCTGTGCAACGGACACACAACTAGTATGGACATCTTATGGACCGGCACGCCCGTCGTCACGCTACCTGGAGAGACGTTAGCTTCGAG AGTGGCAGCTTCACAACTCAACACACTGGGATGCCCAGAATTAATAGCTAGGACGAGGCAAGAATATCAAGACATAGCTGTAAGATTAGGAACCGATAAGGAATA TTTAAAAGCCATCCGCGCGAAAGTATGGGCGGCGCGAACGGACAGCCCGCTCTTCGACTGCAAAGCGTACGCCACCGGCCTAGAGATGCTCTATCACGCCATGTGGGAGCGCCACGCGCGCGGCGAGCGGCCCGACCACCTAGCCGCCATCGACAAGTAG